Proteins encoded together in one Lathyrus oleraceus cultivar Zhongwan6 chromosome 5, CAAS_Psat_ZW6_1.0, whole genome shotgun sequence window:
- the LOC127080265 gene encoding UDP-rhamnose/UDP-galactose transporter 6 has product MSSASKGDRKASLDAASWLFNVVTSVAIILVNKALMATYGFSFATTLTGMHFATTTLLTIILKSLGYIQTSHLPKSDIIKFVLFANCSIVGMNVSLMWNSVGFYQIAKLTMIPVSCLLEVVLDNVRYSRDTKLSIVLVLAGVAVCTVTDVSVNTKGFIAAVIAVCSTALQQYYVHFLQRKYSIGSFNLLGHTAPAQAASLLLVGPFMDYWLTNKRVDAYDYGLTSTLFIILSCTIAVGTNLSQFICIGRFTAVSFQVLGHMKTILVLFMGFIFFGKEGLNLHVVLGMAIAIAGMIWYGNASSKPGGKERRSFSLPTAKTQDYAALPVSSESVEKV; this is encoded by the exons ATGTCATCTGCAAGCAAGGGTGATAGGAAGGCTTCCCTTGATGCAGCATCATGGTTGTTTAACGTGGTCACATCTGTGGCAATAATCCTTGTGAATAAAGCCCTAATGGCCACTTATGGTTTTAGCTTTG CCACAACTTTAACTGGCATGCATTTTGCCACAACAACCTTGTTGACGATCATTCTTAAATCGCTGGGATATATCCAGACCTCTCATCTTCCAAAATCTGATATCATCAAATTTGTCTTATTTGCAAATTGCTCCATTGTTGGCATGAATGTGAGTTTAATGTGGAACTCTGTCGGTTTCTATCAG ATTGCTAAGCTGACTATGATTCCAGTATCGTGTCTCCTGGAAGTAGTCTTGGACAATGTGCGATATTCAAGGGATACAAAGCTTAGTATTGTCTTGGTTTTGGCTGGTGTTGCGGTCTGTACTGTCACCGATGTCAGCGTCAATACAAAGGGTTTCATAGCTGCTGTCATTGCAGTTTGTAGCACCGCATTGCAGCAGTAT TATGTGCATTTTCTTCAGAGGAAATATTCTATTGGATCATTTAACCTGTTGGGCCACACTGCACCAGCACAGGCAGCAAGTTTACTGCTAGTAGGCCCCTTTATGGACTATTGGTTGACAAACAAACGAGTTGATGCATATGATTATGGCTTGACATCCACT TTGTTCATTATTCTGTCTTGCACTATCGCGGTAGGGACGAATCTCAGTCAGTTCATCTGCATTGGTAGGTTTACGGCTGTATCATTCCAAGTCCTTGGTCATATGAAGACTATTCTGGTCCTATTCATGGGATTCATTTTCTTTGGAAAAGAGGGCCTCAACCTACATGTTGTTCTAGGCATGGCAATTGCAATAGCAGGAATGATTTGGTATGGAAATGCTTCTTCTAAGCCTGGAGGAAAAGAGCGTCGTAGCTTTTCCCTTCCTACCGCCAAAACACAAGATTATGCTGCACTGCCTGTGTCATCTGAATCAGTTGAGAAGGTATAG